One Arthrobacter sp. StoSoilB19 DNA window includes the following coding sequences:
- the galU gene encoding UTP--glucose-1-phosphate uridylyltransferase GalU: MNTSNPRVRKAVIPAAGLGTRFLPATKAMPKEMLPVVDKPAIQYVVEEAVHVGLHDILMITGRNKRALEDHFDRVPSLESTLEDKGDTEKLASIQAASQLGDIHYVRQGDPHGLGHAVLRAKQHVGDEAFAVLLGDDLIDARDELLSTMIDVQAKTGGSVVALIEVEPSEISAYGCADIQDIDGEDYVRVNRLVEKPSPEEAPSNLALIGRYVLHPAVFGVLEHTEPGRGGEIQLTDALQELASGDGEGHGVYGVVFRGRRYDTGDKLSYLKACIQLAIDSDDLGPGLREWLPGFTSDLSR, from the coding sequence GTGAACACCAGTAACCCCAGAGTCCGCAAAGCCGTCATTCCCGCCGCGGGCCTGGGCACCAGGTTCCTGCCAGCCACCAAGGCGATGCCCAAGGAAATGCTCCCCGTCGTGGACAAGCCTGCCATCCAGTATGTGGTGGAGGAAGCCGTCCACGTGGGCCTCCACGACATCCTGATGATTACGGGCCGCAACAAGCGGGCCCTGGAAGACCACTTCGACCGCGTGCCGTCCCTTGAGTCAACGCTCGAGGACAAAGGGGACACGGAGAAGCTGGCGTCCATCCAGGCGGCCAGCCAGTTGGGTGACATCCACTACGTCCGGCAGGGCGACCCCCACGGCCTGGGCCATGCGGTGCTCCGCGCAAAACAGCACGTGGGTGACGAAGCCTTCGCTGTCCTGCTGGGAGATGACCTGATTGACGCCCGCGACGAACTGCTCAGCACGATGATTGACGTCCAGGCCAAAACCGGTGGGTCCGTCGTCGCCCTGATTGAAGTGGAGCCGTCGGAGATCAGCGCCTACGGCTGTGCGGACATCCAGGACATCGACGGCGAAGACTACGTCCGCGTCAACCGGCTGGTGGAAAAGCCGTCACCCGAGGAAGCGCCCTCCAACCTGGCCCTGATCGGGCGTTATGTCCTGCACCCCGCCGTGTTCGGCGTCCTTGAACACACCGAACCGGGCCGGGGCGGGGAAATCCAGTTGACGGATGCCCTCCAGGAACTTGCCTCCGGTGATGGTGAAGGGCACGGGGTGTACGGGGTCGTGTTCCGGGGCCGGCGCTACGACACCGGCGACAAACTCAGCTACCTCAAGGCCTGCATCCAGCTCGCCATCGACAGCGACGACCTGGGCCCGGGCCTGCGGGAATGGCTGCCAGGTTTCACCTCGGACCTTTCCCGCTAG
- a CDS encoding GNAT family protein translates to MRSGPIWPVTLECGDLVLRPIRYRDKNEWMEVRSRNSEWLQPWEASNPDPGGGLPDYRHMVRSLKVQAAQATALPFLITEWRPGLSSPAIVGQLTVSSIVWGSAMMATLGYWVDQARAGRGIAPTSVALVTDHCFRTLGLHRMEINIRPENGPSLRVVEKLGFRDEGYRPRFLHINGKWADHRSFALTAEEVPEGLLGPWLASRRS, encoded by the coding sequence ATGCGCAGTGGTCCCATCTGGCCGGTCACCCTGGAGTGCGGCGACTTGGTCCTGCGGCCCATCCGGTACCGCGACAAGAATGAATGGATGGAGGTGCGCTCGCGCAACAGTGAGTGGCTGCAGCCGTGGGAGGCCTCCAATCCGGATCCGGGCGGTGGGCTGCCCGATTACCGGCACATGGTCCGGTCGCTCAAAGTGCAGGCCGCGCAGGCCACAGCTTTGCCCTTCCTTATTACCGAGTGGAGGCCGGGCCTCAGCAGCCCCGCCATCGTGGGCCAGTTGACCGTGTCGTCAATCGTGTGGGGTTCGGCCATGATGGCAACCCTTGGCTACTGGGTTGACCAGGCACGGGCTGGACGGGGGATCGCCCCCACCTCCGTGGCGTTGGTGACGGACCACTGCTTCAGGACCCTCGGCCTGCACCGGATGGAAATCAATATCCGGCCCGAGAACGGACCCAGCCTGCGGGTGGTGGAAAAGCTGGGATTCCGGGACGAGGGGTACCGGCCCCGTTTCCTGCACATCAACGGCAAATGGGCCGACCACCGTTCCTTCGCCCTCACCGCGGAAGAAGTCCCGGAGGGCCTGCTGGGCCCCTGGCTGGCCTCGCGCCGGTCATAA
- a CDS encoding 5-formyltetrahydrofolate cyclo-ligase, which produces MLQETNAVKDGIRAAHRRRRAALTPAQLEAAGAALAVHGEAWAGTVTGKHASVACVYLGVGHEPPTLPLINALHRSGHQVLLPVCEEGRELSWVFWTPETSFERSKYAPILEPTGHRHGPETAGGAAVLFIPATAVDLAGNRIGQGGGYYDKFLGHLATAGKEIPLAAVIYDDELLPAGRIPAEKFDRPVPAVLAPSGYRPLAGNA; this is translated from the coding sequence ATGCTGCAGGAGACCAACGCAGTCAAGGACGGCATCAGGGCCGCCCACCGCCGGCGGCGGGCAGCGCTGACGCCGGCGCAGCTCGAAGCTGCCGGCGCGGCCCTGGCCGTCCATGGGGAAGCATGGGCGGGGACGGTCACAGGGAAGCACGCCTCGGTAGCCTGCGTGTACCTTGGCGTGGGACACGAACCGCCCACCCTGCCCCTGATCAACGCCCTGCATCGCAGCGGCCATCAGGTACTGCTTCCGGTGTGCGAGGAAGGCCGGGAATTGAGCTGGGTGTTCTGGACGCCGGAGACCAGCTTCGAGCGCAGCAAATATGCACCAATACTGGAGCCCACGGGGCACCGTCACGGGCCGGAAACGGCCGGTGGCGCAGCGGTGCTCTTTATTCCGGCCACCGCAGTGGACCTCGCCGGCAACAGGATCGGGCAGGGCGGAGGCTACTACGACAAATTCCTGGGGCACCTGGCTACGGCAGGGAAGGAAATTCCCTTGGCCGCTGTTATCTACGATGACGAATTGCTGCCCGCCGGCCGGATACCGGCCGAGAAGTTCGACCGACCGGTCCCGGCCGTCCTGGCCCCGTCCGGATACCGGCCATTGGCGGGCAACGCCTAA
- a CDS encoding RcpC/CpaB family pilus assembly protein produces the protein MPVLFRRRRDGLRFPGHVHAAGARNIPRRPGRRPLHSRFAGWLSRNRRLVAALLLCAAAAIAVQQLTPAPLTTVTALSAARDLPAGTTVTAADLAQVQVPPGMVTDGFLRDGSATAGKQLAAPLRKGQLLTDAQLLGPGLLAGTPPGSAAVPLQMADASSIQLVSPGQLVNIVLTSANGFDQKGPSEVLASAVPVLWTSNNGGQGGQWLGTTETDGLIVVAATAEQSLRLAGASTQGRLFFVLVGPP, from the coding sequence ATGCCAGTACTCTTCCGACGTCGCCGCGACGGTCTCCGGTTCCCCGGCCATGTCCATGCTGCAGGTGCCCGTAACATCCCCCGCCGCCCCGGACGGCGTCCCCTGCACTCGCGGTTTGCCGGCTGGCTAAGCCGCAACCGACGCCTCGTAGCGGCCCTGCTCTTGTGCGCAGCTGCAGCAATCGCTGTACAGCAACTCACTCCCGCCCCGCTCACCACCGTCACGGCGCTGTCCGCTGCCCGGGACCTGCCCGCGGGAACAACGGTAACGGCAGCAGACCTGGCCCAGGTCCAGGTGCCGCCCGGGATGGTGACCGACGGCTTCCTCCGGGATGGATCCGCAACCGCAGGCAAGCAGCTCGCAGCGCCGCTGCGGAAGGGCCAGCTCCTCACCGACGCCCAGCTGCTGGGCCCCGGGCTCCTGGCAGGGACGCCCCCCGGTTCGGCCGCGGTTCCCCTGCAGATGGCGGATGCCTCATCCATCCAGCTGGTCTCCCCCGGCCAGCTGGTCAACATTGTGCTGACATCAGCCAACGGGTTCGACCAGAAGGGTCCCTCTGAGGTCCTGGCGTCTGCCGTCCCGGTGCTGTGGACCTCGAACAACGGCGGCCAAGGGGGTCAATGGCTCGGCACCACCGAGACCGATGGACTGATCGTGGTGGCAGCCACCGCCGAACAATCACTGCGCCTGGCCGGCGCCTCCACCCAGGGCAGGCTGTTCTTCGTCCTGGTCGGGCCGCCCTGA
- a CDS encoding FmdB family zinc ribbon protein: MPTYAYACKDCGHAFDIVQSFSDSSLTSCPECEGTLRKKFNSVGVVFKGSGFYRTDSRDSKGSSVSPAPAATPAATPAASAPAAAAAS; the protein is encoded by the coding sequence GTGCCAACATATGCTTACGCCTGCAAGGATTGCGGCCACGCCTTCGACATTGTCCAGTCGTTCTCGGACAGCAGCCTGACGTCCTGCCCGGAATGCGAGGGCACGTTGCGCAAGAAGTTCAACAGCGTCGGTGTCGTCTTCAAGGGCTCGGGTTTCTACCGCACGGATTCCCGCGATTCCAAGGGCAGCTCCGTCTCCCCCGCACCCGCAGCGACGCCCGCTGCCACCCCCGCCGCGTCGGCGCCGGCAGCAGCTGCCGCCAGCTAA